One part of the Oceanihabitans sp. IOP_32 genome encodes these proteins:
- a CDS encoding OFA family MFS transporter yields the protein MDAKEAKKKANRVLIAGLLSNFSVGILYTWSNIKDAIEYTMVPGTNERMYAAWDIADLNWPYSVGGMVFAAILIFAGTLQDKIGPKKVMLMGIVMVGLGTIVSGLVVKSPLAFIIAFGVVVGAGIGFVYACPRPAAMKWFHPSKKGMINGVVVAGFGLGAVWLGPLQVYFLESVGLSLTQTLMVLGGLILAIGIPCALNVVDPPKGYVPPVPEGYDPSKSKVATNSPSVALSTTAKTPQAWTLLVIYAFMCSAGALVISNATDLMRIQTGGAESQYAAIVAGILVFMVPLTAVSNATGRASGGILSDKIGRKQAYFIMHAIAALNMLGFYFLYTTPTLVVIGIILACVTYGTTLSITPSIVADYFGLKNYGANYGLVYYGWGLSLIIGPQISQMAKGATGNYDFAFLAAVVLIAISAILVATLKQPKFTPEQIVAE from the coding sequence ATGGATGCAAAAGAAGCTAAAAAGAAAGCAAATAGGGTACTTATAGCGGGTCTCCTATCCAACTTTAGTGTGGGTATTTTATACACCTGGAGTAACATCAAGGACGCTATTGAGTACACTATGGTTCCTGGCACGAACGAAAGAATGTATGCAGCATGGGATATTGCTGATTTAAACTGGCCATACTCCGTTGGAGGGATGGTTTTTGCTGCAATTTTAATTTTTGCAGGAACATTACAAGATAAAATTGGACCTAAAAAAGTAATGTTAATGGGTATTGTTATGGTAGGTCTTGGAACTATTGTATCAGGATTGGTTGTAAAATCGCCACTAGCCTTTATTATCGCATTTGGAGTAGTAGTGGGAGCCGGTATTGGTTTTGTTTACGCTTGTCCGCGTCCTGCAGCAATGAAATGGTTTCATCCTTCTAAAAAAGGTATGATTAACGGAGTTGTTGTTGCTGGTTTTGGATTAGGAGCTGTTTGGTTAGGTCCTTTACAAGTGTATTTCTTAGAAAGCGTTGGTTTATCTTTAACACAAACACTTATGGTATTAGGTGGTCTTATTTTAGCTATTGGTATTCCATGTGCTTTAAACGTTGTTGATCCACCAAAAGGATACGTTCCTCCAGTACCAGAAGGATACGACCCAAGCAAGAGTAAAGTGGCTACTAATTCACCATCTGTTGCCTTATCAACTACGGCTAAAACGCCACAAGCTTGGACATTATTAGTTATATATGCATTTATGTGTTCTGCTGGAGCTCTTGTAATTTCTAATGCTACAGATTTAATGAGAATTCAAACAGGAGGAGCAGAAAGTCAATATGCTGCTATTGTTGCTGGAATTTTAGTATTTATGGTGCCATTAACAGCAGTATCAAATGCTACAGGTAGAGCCTCTGGAGGTATTCTTTCTGATAAAATTGGTAGAAAGCAAGCTTACTTTATCATGCACGCTATTGCTGCATTAAACATGTTAGGTTTCTATTTCTTATACACGACTCCTACATTAGTGGTAATTGGTATTATTTTGGCTTGTGTTACTTACGGTACAACCTTATCTATTACACCATCTATTGTAGCAGATTATTTCGGATTAAAGAACTACGGTGCAAACTACGGTTTAGTGTACTACGGTTGGGGACTATCTTTAATTATTGGCCCTCAAATTTCACAAATGGCAAAAGGTGCTACAGGTAACTACGATTTTGCATTCTTAGCAGCTGTTGTGTTAATTGCTATTTCTGCAATATTAGTGGCAACATTAAAACAACCTAAATTTACTCCAGAGCAAATAGTAGCGGAGTAG
- a CDS encoding BLUF domain-containing protein — MNKTICYISDSNGCDTLDELKKLHTKAKANNLKRDITGVLIYKNKNFLQVLEGEKNIVDEAFETIKHDQRHKNIFKVIDTTIEHRIFEDYNFGFTFIDSKETLNKLQDYLTWLRAAENAVANKVIIMVENFIDKKLN, encoded by the coding sequence ATGAATAAGACGATATGTTATATAAGTGACTCCAATGGATGCGATACCTTAGACGAATTAAAAAAACTTCACACAAAAGCTAAGGCCAACAATTTGAAACGAGATATTACTGGCGTGCTCATCTACAAGAATAAAAATTTTTTACAAGTTCTTGAAGGTGAAAAAAACATTGTCGATGAGGCTTTTGAAACCATAAAACACGACCAAAGGCACAAAAATATTTTCAAGGTTATTGATACTACTATAGAGCATCGCATCTTCGAAGATTATAATTTTGGTTTTACTTTTATTGATAGTAAAGAAACACTAAACAAGCTACAAGACTATTTAACTTGGCTACGCGCAGCAGAAAATGCAGTAGCAAACAAGGTTATTATTATGGTTGAAAACTTTATTGACAAAAAACTCAATTAA
- a CDS encoding acyloxyacyl hydrolase, which yields MKLFHTFIFCFTFLTVFSQENSKASYIDVNYFKGNIALHNNDILHLIKGRPEGYILSWNKKTFGFNDWEQRYNYPDLGLSFVYQNLKNEVLGEVSGLYAHYNFYFLQRHVMLRIGQGLAFTENPYDKVDNFRNIAFGSKIMSGTYLMLNYKKERIIDRFGLQAGFTLLHYSNANIKAPNTSINTVTLNLGLTYNLEDQAPEYIATVSNAKNETYTQPLKYNMVFRTGINESDVVGSGQYAFYILSAYADKRITRKSALQLGTDVFFSNFLKELIYYKSVSFPEENVTGNEDYKRVGVFAGHELFINKTSVVSQFGYYVYYPFDFEGKTYLRIGLKRYFSTKWFGAITLKSHGAKAEALEFGLGVRL from the coding sequence ATGAAATTATTTCATACGTTTATTTTTTGTTTTACTTTTTTAACGGTGTTTTCGCAAGAAAATAGTAAGGCATCTTATATTGATGTCAATTATTTTAAGGGAAATATTGCACTTCACAATAACGATATCTTACATTTAATTAAAGGGCGCCCCGAAGGTTATATTTTGAGTTGGAACAAGAAAACATTTGGTTTTAACGATTGGGAGCAACGCTATAATTATCCAGATTTGGGTCTGTCGTTTGTGTATCAAAATTTAAAAAATGAAGTTTTGGGTGAGGTGTCTGGACTGTATGCTCATTATAATTTTTATTTTTTACAACGGCATGTCATGTTGCGCATTGGTCAAGGCTTGGCCTTTACTGAAAATCCCTACGATAAAGTTGATAATTTCCGAAACATTGCCTTTGGCTCTAAAATAATGAGCGGGACTTATCTTATGCTTAATTATAAAAAGGAGCGTATTATAGATAGGTTTGGTTTACAAGCTGGTTTTACCTTACTCCATTATTCTAACGCAAACATAAAAGCTCCCAACACTAGTATAAACACGGTAACTCTTAATTTGGGGCTTACTTATAATTTAGAAGATCAAGCGCCTGAATATATTGCAACAGTTTCGAATGCTAAAAACGAAACATATACGCAACCTTTAAAGTATAATATGGTATTTAGAACTGGGATTAATGAGAGCGATGTGGTGGGTAGCGGACAATATGCATTTTATATTCTCTCGGCTTATGCCGATAAAAGAATTACCCGTAAAAGTGCTTTGCAACTTGGGACAGATGTGTTTTTTTCAAACTTTCTAAAAGAACTTATTTATTATAAAAGTGTGTCTTTTCCAGAAGAAAACGTCACTGGCAATGAAGACTATAAACGTGTTGGTGTTTTTGCTGGGCACGAATTGTTTATTAATAAAACCTCGGTGGTTAGCCAATTCGGATACTACGTCTATTATCCCTTTGATTTTGAAGGCAAAACCTATTTAAGAATAGGTTTGAAGCGCTACTTTAGCACGAAATGGTTTGGGGCCATAACCTTAAAATCGCATGGAGCCAAAGCGGAAGCCTTAGAATTTGGTCTTGGGGTTAGGTTGTAA
- a CDS encoding sensor histidine kinase, translated as MKFIKQAFDNDLYLALMVKIISLCTLIFIVVYFFFGLYKEQNTYAKIIKEKAECEKIINEIRQNSEDLTRLARLYTNTKDSLFRDQYFEVLNINKGQAPRPEKFNRIYWNVLTTKDHREPPFTKRKNISANKLIDDASFDDRERAAIKKALQFSFALTNLEMESFLVLEGNTAIGEMPNQEKAVSMVNSEHYHTQIISIMEQLNKAYNLLETRVENNLNGLNKKINKTIILIAIIFVVIVLTMLNIIASASNLKKETISQLKISVEEKTEELTALNTSKNLFFSIIAHDLKGPFNSLIGFSDVLYDQVKVSKNEGLLESVEIIKNVSQNTFELLQNLLEWAQMQSGRLEFNRENIRIDQVINDVLKVLALQSKQKNITINVSIDQPDTLVYADKNMISTVLRNLISNAVKYSYENSSIDVTCSVENHAVKISVADQGVGIAKEALENLFKTKYAQKTLGTSGEKGTGIGLILSKDFIEKHNGSIWVESELGKGSTFIFTIPFV; from the coding sequence ATGAAATTTATAAAACAAGCATTTGATAATGATTTGTATTTAGCATTAATGGTTAAAATTATCAGCTTATGTACACTCATATTCATTGTGGTTTACTTTTTTTTCGGACTCTATAAAGAGCAAAATACATATGCTAAAATTATTAAAGAAAAGGCTGAATGTGAAAAGATTATAAACGAAATTCGTCAAAATTCAGAGGATTTAACCCGTTTAGCGAGGTTGTACACCAATACCAAAGACAGTCTTTTTCGAGATCAATATTTTGAGGTTTTAAATATTAACAAGGGTCAAGCTCCAAGGCCAGAAAAATTTAACAGAATTTATTGGAATGTATTAACCACAAAAGATCATCGAGAACCGCCATTTACGAAACGAAAAAACATATCGGCAAACAAATTAATTGATGATGCGAGTTTTGACGACCGAGAGCGGGCTGCTATAAAAAAAGCCCTGCAGTTTTCGTTTGCATTAACAAATCTTGAAATGGAATCCTTTTTAGTACTCGAAGGTAATACAGCAATAGGAGAGATGCCAAACCAAGAGAAGGCGGTTAGTATGGTTAATTCTGAGCATTACCATACCCAGATAATTTCCATTATGGAGCAACTCAATAAGGCTTATAATTTATTAGAAACACGAGTAGAAAACAATTTAAACGGTTTAAATAAGAAAATTAATAAGACGATTATTTTAATAGCAATAATTTTTGTGGTCATTGTATTAACCATGTTGAATATTATTGCATCTGCGTCAAATTTAAAAAAAGAAACCATAAGTCAGTTAAAAATTTCGGTCGAGGAGAAAACCGAAGAGTTAACAGCCTTAAACACCTCAAAAAATTTGTTTTTTTCCATTATCGCTCACGATTTAAAAGGACCATTTAATTCTTTAATAGGTTTTAGCGATGTGCTGTACGATCAAGTAAAAGTGAGTAAAAATGAAGGCTTGCTTGAGTCTGTTGAGATTATTAAAAATGTTTCTCAAAATACTTTCGAGCTGTTACAGAATCTTCTAGAGTGGGCTCAAATGCAGAGTGGAAGACTTGAGTTTAATCGCGAAAACATTAGAATAGACCAAGTTATAAACGATGTGTTAAAAGTATTGGCGTTACAGTCCAAACAAAAGAATATTACCATTAATGTGTCAATCGACCAACCAGACACCTTGGTTTATGCCGATAAAAATATGATTAGTACAGTGCTTCGAAATCTTATTTCGAATGCTGTAAAATACAGTTATGAAAATAGTAGTATTGATGTAACGTGCAGTGTAGAAAACCATGCTGTTAAAATTAGTGTGGCAGATCAAGGTGTGGGGATTGCCAAAGAGGCTCTAGAAAACCTTTTTAAAACCAAGTACGCTCAAAAAACCTTAGGGACATCAGGTGAGAAAGGTACAGGTATAGGTCTTATTCTTTCCAAAGATTTCATAGAAAAACACAACGGAAGTATTTGGGTAGAAAGTGAATTAGGCAAGGGTTCTACATTTATATTTACAATACCTTTTGTTTAG
- a CDS encoding RNA polymerase sigma factor RpoD/SigA, with protein MRQLKITKQVTNRETASLDKYLQEIGKVDLITADEEVELAQRIKAGDQIALEKLTKANLRFVVSVAKQYQNQGLTLPDLINEGNLGLIKAAQRFDETRGFKFISYAVWWIRQSILQALAEQSRIVRLPLNKIGSINKINKTFAFLEQSHERPPSAEEIAKELDMTINDVKESMKNSGRHVSMDAPLVEGEDSNLYDVLNSGESPNPDKELLHESLRTEIERALETLTPREADVIRLYFGLGSQHPMTLEEIGETFDLTRERVRQIKEKAIRRLKHTSRSKILKTYLG; from the coding sequence ATGAGACAACTTAAAATTACGAAGCAGGTTACCAACAGAGAAACAGCATCTTTAGATAAATACCTTCAAGAAATTGGAAAAGTTGACTTAATTACCGCAGACGAAGAAGTAGAATTAGCACAACGTATTAAGGCTGGAGATCAAATCGCCTTAGAGAAATTAACCAAAGCTAATTTACGTTTTGTTGTATCGGTAGCTAAGCAATACCAAAATCAAGGTCTTACCTTACCAGATTTAATTAATGAAGGTAATTTAGGATTAATTAAAGCTGCTCAACGTTTTGATGAAACACGTGGTTTTAAATTTATTTCGTACGCTGTTTGGTGGATTCGTCAATCCATTCTTCAGGCTTTAGCCGAGCAATCTCGTATTGTTCGCTTACCATTAAATAAAATTGGTTCAATTAACAAAATTAATAAAACATTTGCCTTTTTAGAGCAAAGTCACGAACGTCCACCTTCTGCAGAAGAAATTGCTAAAGAATTGGATATGACTATTAACGACGTTAAAGAATCTATGAAAAACTCTGGTCGCCATGTAAGTATGGATGCGCCGTTAGTTGAAGGAGAAGATTCTAACTTATACGATGTTTTAAATAGTGGTGAATCTCCAAATCCAGACAAAGAGTTATTACACGAATCGCTGCGTACAGAAATTGAGCGCGCTTTAGAAACTTTAACTCCGCGTGAGGCAGACGTTATCCGCTTATACTTTGGTTTGGGAAGTCAACACCCTATGACGCTTGAAGAAATTGGAGAAACATTCGATTTAACTCGTGAGCGCGTAAGACAAATAAAAGAAAAAGCGATAAGAAGATTAAAGCACACTTCTAGAAGTAAAATACTGAAAACATATTTAGGTTAA
- a CDS encoding HPP family protein — MKKRTPVSEIMSKKIIALTRTDDLYTAEKLFKKHKIRHIPVVSQESIIGMLSYSDLLRISFADAVNDENEVDSVVYDMFTIEQVMSKNLVTVSSTTTIKEVAEILSEKEFHALPVVDDSVLVGIVTTTDLINFLLKQF; from the coding sequence ATGAAAAAAAGAACGCCAGTTTCAGAAATAATGTCAAAAAAAATAATCGCCTTAACACGTACAGACGATTTATACACCGCCGAAAAACTTTTCAAGAAACATAAAATCAGACATATTCCAGTGGTGTCTCAAGAATCTATAATCGGCATGCTGAGTTATTCTGATTTGCTGAGAATTAGTTTTGCCGATGCTGTAAATGACGAGAATGAAGTGGACTCAGTGGTTTATGATATGTTTACTATCGAGCAAGTTATGAGCAAAAATCTGGTAACTGTTAGTAGTACAACAACTATTAAAGAAGTGGCAGAAATTCTTTCTGAAAAAGAATTCCATGCCCTTCCTGTAGTAGACGATTCTGTGTTAGTTGGTATCGTTACGACTACCGATTTAATTAACTTTTTGCTAAAACAATTTTAA
- the rpe gene encoding ribulose-phosphate 3-epimerase codes for MSSKLIAPSILAADFANLQRDIEMVNQSEADWFHIDIMDGVFVPNISFGMPVLEAIAKHAKKTIDVHLMIVNPDRYIKTFAELGSHVLTVHYEACTHLHRTLQAIKSEGMKAGVALNPHTNINVLEDTINDIDLVCLMSVNPGFGGQSFIENTYNKVEQLKALIQRKGASTLIEIDGGVTDKNAKALTKAGADVLVAGSYVFKSNNQIETIKNLRAIANS; via the coding sequence ATGAGCTCTAAACTAATAGCACCCTCAATTTTAGCTGCAGACTTTGCAAACTTACAACGCGACATAGAAATGGTTAACCAAAGTGAAGCCGATTGGTTTCATATCGATATTATGGATGGGGTTTTTGTACCAAACATTTCTTTTGGTATGCCCGTTTTAGAAGCGATTGCTAAACACGCAAAAAAAACTATCGATGTGCATTTAATGATCGTGAATCCTGATCGCTATATTAAAACATTTGCAGAGTTAGGCAGTCATGTTCTTACCGTGCACTACGAGGCTTGCACCCATTTACACCGCACCCTTCAAGCTATTAAAAGTGAAGGTATGAAGGCCGGTGTTGCATTAAATCCGCACACCAACATAAACGTTTTAGAAGATACGATTAACGACATAGATCTCGTGTGTTTAATGAGTGTAAACCCCGGTTTTGGTGGCCAAAGCTTTATAGAGAATACGTACAACAAAGTGGAACAACTTAAGGCATTAATACAGCGAAAAGGTGCATCGACACTCATTGAAATAGATGGTGGAGTTACAGATAAAAATGCTAAGGCCTTAACAAAAGCAGGTGCCGATGTACTAGTTGCAGGCAGTTATGTTTTTAAAAGCAATAACCAAATTGAAACCATTAAAAACTTAAGAGCCATTGCTAATTCTTAA